GCGATGGTATTATTCGCATCCACGGTTTAAGCGATGTGATGCAAGGTGAAATGATCGCCTTACCAGGTAATCGTTATGCGATGGCACTTAACCTTGAACGTGATTCTGTTGGTGCTGTAGTTATGGGACCTTACGCAGATTTAGCGGAAGGTATGGAAGTTCAATGTACAGGTCGTATTCTTGAAGTACCAGTTGGTCGTGGTTTATTAGGTCGTGTAGTTAATACGCTTGGTCAGCCAATCGATGGTAAAGGCGAAATTGAAAACGATGGTTTCTCACCAGTAGAAGTGATTGCGCCAGGTGTTATCGATCGTCGTTCTGTTGATCAACCTGTTCAAACTGGTTATAAAGCTGTCGATTCTATGGTGCCGATTGGTCGTGGTCAGCGTGAGTTAATCATTGGTGACCGCCAAACTGGTAAAACTGCGTTAGCAATTGACGCAATTATTAACCAACGTAATTCTGGTATTAAATGTATCTATGTTGCGATTGGTCAAAAAGCCTCTACTATCGCAAATGTTGTGCGTAAATTAGAAGAACATGGTGCGCTTGCAAATACTATCGTGGTAGCTGCATCTGCATCTGAATCAGCAGCGTTACAATATTTAGCACCTTATGCTGGTTGTGCGATGGGGGAATATTTCCGTGATCGCGGTGAAGATGCGTTAATTGTTTATGATGATTTATCAAAACAAGCTGTAGCTTATCGTCAAATTTCATTATTATTACGTCGTCCACCAGGTCGTGAAGCCTATCCAGGTGATGTATTCTATTTACATTCTCGTTTACTAGAACGTGCTTCTCGTGTAAATGAAGATTACGTAGAAAAATTCACTAAAGGCGAAGTGAAAGGAAAAACAGGTTCTTTAACCGCACTTCCTATTATTGAAACCCAAGCTGGTGACGTATCTGCATTCGTTCCAACCAACGTAATCTCTATTACCGATGGTCAGATCTTCTTAGAATCTAACTTGTTTAACTCAGGTATTCGTCCTGCGGTAAACCCAGGTATTTCGGTATCTCGTGTTGGTGGTTCAGCGCAAACTAAAGTTATTAAGAAATTAGCGGGTGGTATTCGTACCGCGCTAGCTCAATATCGTGAATTAGCAGCGTTTGCACAGTTTGCATCAGATCTTGATGATGCGACTCGTAAGCAACTTTCTCACGGTGAAAAAGT
The Haemophilus influenzae DNA segment above includes these coding regions:
- the atpA gene encoding F0F1 ATP synthase subunit alpha; this translates as MQLNSTEISELIKKRIAQFDVVSEARNTGTIVSVSDGIIRIHGLSDVMQGEMIALPGNRYAMALNLERDSVGAVVMGPYADLAEGMEVQCTGRILEVPVGRGLLGRVVNTLGQPIDGKGEIENDGFSPVEVIAPGVIDRRSVDQPVQTGYKAVDSMVPIGRGQRELIIGDRQTGKTALAIDAIINQRNSGIKCIYVAIGQKASTIANVVRKLEEHGALANTIVVAASASESAALQYLAPYAGCAMGEYFRDRGEDALIVYDDLSKQAVAYRQISLLLRRPPGREAYPGDVFYLHSRLLERASRVNEDYVEKFTKGEVKGKTGSLTALPIIETQAGDVSAFVPTNVISITDGQIFLESNLFNSGIRPAVNPGISVSRVGGSAQTKVIKKLAGGIRTALAQYRELAAFAQFASDLDDATRKQLSHGEKVTELLKQKQFAPLSVAEQAVVLFAVEFGYLDDVELSKIASFETALLDYSNRNHAEFMQELNKTGNYNDEIKDTLKGILDSFKANSAW